The following proteins are co-located in the uncultured Draconibacterium sp. genome:
- a CDS encoding glycoside hydrolase family 127 protein gives MSKLIYLSLITTFVLAASMYSGAQNKLYPNEFPLGDVTLLDGPFKHARDLNIEVLLQYDVDRFLAPYRKEAGLEPRKPTYPNWDGLDGHVGGHYLSAMAMNYAATGNKECKRRMDYMLKELKECQEANAVNNPEWGVGYVGGFPNSAKLWSAFKKGDFGVFFGSWAPFYNLHKMYAGLRDAWLYGESELAKDLFLKFCDWGIDLTADLSDEQMETMLGMEHGGMNEVYADAYQITGDEKYLTAAKRYSHRKFLEPLSHDIDNLDNQHANTQIPKFIGFGRIAELDDNELYLEAARFSWETITQNRSLAFGGNSRREHFPSESSCIDFVHVNDGPESCNSYNMLKLSEDLFRNDPEAKYADYYERTMFNHILSSQHPEHGGYVYFTPARPRHYRVYSAPNEAMWCCVGTGMENHGQYNRFIYTHADDDLYLNLFVASELNWKEKGIQLKQETTFPYSEQTKLTITKGNLAFNLKVRYPVWVKAGALKIKVNGKAVEYTERPSSYITIDRKWEKGDEVVIELPMQSTIEHLPNVPEYIAFIHGPILLGAKTGTEDLRGLIADDGRWGQYSGGEYLPVDRAPILVEDDMENLGDKLEPIDGNPLHFKLNVKMVNPMDLTLEPFSQIHDSRYMIYWLALTNGGYQAYVDSLAANEQAKLAIEKRTVDYVATGEQQPETDHAMQQERSKSGNNQNEFYREAFGGGFFSYDFATNSETNLSLLVRYWGAEWGGRKFIIYVDDEKLVTEDNTGRWNLSAFKDVVYSIPDAMVKGKTHVRIKFLSHSGSTAGAVYFMRLLRMDSDQ, from the coding sequence ACTTTTGTTCTTGCCGCGAGCATGTATTCCGGCGCACAAAATAAATTGTACCCAAACGAATTTCCCTTAGGCGATGTCACTCTGCTGGATGGCCCGTTTAAACACGCGCGCGACCTGAACATTGAGGTTTTGTTGCAATACGATGTCGATCGTTTTTTGGCACCATACCGTAAGGAAGCCGGGTTGGAGCCTCGCAAACCAACCTATCCGAACTGGGACGGATTAGACGGTCATGTTGGCGGTCATTACCTATCGGCTATGGCAATGAACTACGCCGCAACAGGTAACAAAGAGTGCAAGCGCCGGATGGATTATATGTTGAAAGAGTTAAAAGAATGCCAGGAAGCCAATGCGGTAAATAACCCCGAATGGGGCGTTGGTTATGTTGGCGGTTTCCCAAATAGTGCTAAACTTTGGTCAGCATTCAAAAAAGGCGATTTTGGAGTGTTTTTTGGTTCGTGGGCTCCGTTTTACAACCTGCATAAAATGTATGCCGGTTTGCGCGATGCCTGGCTTTATGGTGAAAGCGAATTGGCGAAAGACTTGTTTCTGAAGTTCTGCGATTGGGGAATCGATCTGACTGCAGATTTGTCGGACGAGCAGATGGAAACAATGCTGGGCATGGAGCATGGAGGAATGAACGAAGTTTACGCCGATGCTTACCAGATTACCGGCGATGAAAAATACCTGACTGCCGCAAAGCGTTATTCGCATCGAAAATTTTTGGAGCCCTTGTCGCACGATATCGACAATCTTGATAATCAGCATGCCAATACGCAAATACCTAAATTTATTGGTTTCGGGCGCATAGCAGAGCTAGATGATAATGAACTATACCTGGAGGCAGCACGATTTTCATGGGAAACCATTACCCAAAACCGGTCGCTGGCATTTGGCGGAAACAGCCGCCGCGAGCACTTTCCAAGCGAAAGTTCGTGTATCGATTTTGTACATGTAAACGACGGGCCCGAGTCCTGTAACTCTTATAACATGCTCAAACTCAGCGAAGATTTGTTCCGTAATGATCCCGAGGCCAAATATGCTGATTATTATGAACGTACGATGTTCAACCATATTCTTTCATCACAACATCCCGAGCACGGTGGTTATGTGTATTTTACGCCCGCGCGGCCACGACATTATCGTGTTTATTCGGCGCCAAACGAGGCCATGTGGTGCTGTGTGGGTACCGGAATGGAAAACCACGGGCAGTACAACCGTTTTATTTACACCCATGCTGATGACGACTTGTACCTGAATTTGTTTGTGGCTTCGGAACTCAACTGGAAAGAAAAAGGCATTCAGCTGAAGCAGGAAACGACATTTCCTTATTCAGAACAAACAAAACTCACCATTACCAAAGGTAATTTAGCCTTCAATCTTAAAGTAAGGTACCCGGTTTGGGTAAAGGCAGGAGCACTAAAAATTAAAGTAAATGGCAAAGCTGTCGAATATACCGAACGTCCTTCGTCGTACATTACTATCGACCGAAAATGGGAAAAAGGCGATGAAGTAGTAATTGAATTGCCAATGCAAAGTACCATCGAGCATTTACCAAATGTGCCCGAATACATTGCTTTTATTCATGGGCCAATTTTACTCGGTGCAAAAACCGGAACCGAAGATTTAAGGGGATTGATTGCAGACGATGGTCGCTGGGGACAGTACTCAGGTGGCGAATATTTGCCGGTTGATAGAGCACCCATCCTGGTGGAAGACGATATGGAAAACCTGGGAGACAAACTGGAGCCGATTGACGGGAATCCGCTTCATTTTAAGCTGAATGTGAAGATGGTGAATCCGATGGATTTGACGCTTGAACCGTTCAGTCAGATTCACGATTCGAGGTACATGATTTACTGGCTGGCTTTAACCAACGGTGGTTATCAGGCTTATGTGGATTCGCTCGCAGCCAATGAACAGGCAAAGCTGGCCATCGAAAAACGAACCGTTGATTATGTAGCCACCGGCGAGCAACAGCCTGAAACAGACCATGCCATGCAACAGGAAAGATCAAAATCAGGAAATAACCAAAACGAATTCTACCGCGAGGCTTTTGGTGGCGGTTTTTTCAGTTATGATTTTGCAACCAACTCCGAAACAAACCTGAGTTTGCTTGTGCGTTACTGGGGGGCAGAGTGGGGTGGCCGCAAATTCATTATATATGTTGATGATGAAAAGCTGGTAACCGAAGATAATACCGGTCGCTGGAATCTGTCGGCATTTAAAGATGTTGTTTACTCCATTCCTGATGCAATGGTTAAAGGAAAGACTCATGTGAGAATAAAGTTTTTGTCACACTCTGGATCCACTGCAGGTGCGGTATATTTTATGCGCTTATTGAGGATGGATTCTGATCAATAA